A portion of the Euwallacea similis isolate ESF13 chromosome 8, ESF131.1, whole genome shotgun sequence genome contains these proteins:
- the eff gene encoding ubiquitin-conjugating enzyme E2-17 kDa: MALKRINKELQDLGRDPPAQCSAGPVGDDLFHWQATIMGPPDSPYQGGVFFLTIHFPTDYPFKPPKVAFTTRIYHPNINSNGSICLDILRSQWSPALTISKVLLSICSLLCDPNPDDPLVPEIARIYKTDREKYNELAREWTRKYAM; this comes from the exons ATGGCTTTAAAGCGAATTAATAAG GAACTACAAGACCTTGGAAGGGACCCTCCAGCACAATGTTCAGCAGGACCTGTTGGCGATGACT tatttcaTTGGCAAGCCACAATTATGGGACCA CCGGATAGTCCATACCAAGGTGGCgtatttttcttaacaattcACTTTCCCACAGACTACCCGTTTAAGCCCCCCAAAGTGGCTTTCACGACAAGAATCTACCACCCAAATATAAATAGTAATGGTAGTATCTGCCTTGATATTTTAAGGTCTCAGTGGTCTCCAGCCTTAACTATTTCAAAAG TACTGTTGTCAATCTGCTCACTGCTGTGTGATCCGAACCCCGACGACCCTCTAGTTCCCGAAATCGCTAGGATATACAAGACAGATCGCGAGAAATACAATGAATTGGCGCGCGAGTGGACTCGCAAGTACGCTATGTGA